Proteins encoded together in one Cyanobium sp. WAJ14-Wanaka window:
- a CDS encoding chromate transporter, which yields MVDGLALGETTPGPLIMVLAFVGFMGGWNGGVFGAPGIWWDALVASLVVVWFTFLPSFGFIFVGAPLMEASREDLRLQGPLSAITAAVVGVIASLVLFFSGPVLWPTGRPDLAAAALAALGLLALIRWRWSVLQLIGAAALVGVLAELLH from the coding sequence ATGGTGGATGGCCTGGCCCTGGGGGAAACCACCCCCGGCCCCTTGATCATGGTGCTGGCCTTTGTCGGATTCATGGGCGGCTGGAACGGCGGCGTCTTTGGGGCTCCGGGAATTTGGTGGGATGCGCTGGTGGCCAGCTTGGTGGTGGTTTGGTTCACCTTTTTGCCCAGCTTTGGCTTCATTTTTGTGGGGGCCCCCCTGATGGAAGCCAGCCGGGAAGACCTGCGGCTGCAGGGCCCCCTCAGTGCCATTACGGCTGCGGTGGTTGGGGTGATAGCCAGCCTGGTGCTGTTCTTTTCGGGGCCCGTGCTCTGGCCCACCGGCCGCCCCGACCTGGCCGCCGCCGCCCTGGCTGCTTTGGGCCTGCTGGCCCTAATCCGTTGGCGCTGGAGCGTGCTCCAGCTGATCGGCGCTGCGGCCCTGGTGGGGGTGCTTGCAGAATTGCTGCATTAA
- a CDS encoding nucleotidyl transferase AbiEii/AbiGii toxin family protein yields the protein MTANLAASIRQRLLNRARQEQVPFDAVLNRFGREQLLYRIGISEYSQQFLLKGAMLFALWYDMPHRPTRDMDLLGFGAGDLLVLEGVFREISQQAVDDGLRFSESVQVEEIRKEASYAGARVTLNATLDQARIPLQVDIGFGDAVTPAAEEVDYPVLLEDLLPPRLGAYPIYTVIAEKLEAIVQLGMVNSRLKDYFDLQVLLAREQLDRETLARAVLSTFVGRATPLPQQVPMGLSPEYGEDPGKQKQWQAFLQRNELSGSALPEVVTLLREGLM from the coding sequence GTGACGGCCAACCTGGCTGCATCTATCCGACAACGCCTGCTAAACCGCGCCCGACAAGAGCAGGTGCCATTCGATGCGGTACTGAACCGCTTTGGCAGGGAGCAATTGCTTTATCGGATCGGCATCTCGGAGTACAGCCAACAGTTTCTGCTCAAGGGGGCCATGCTCTTTGCCCTCTGGTATGACATGCCCCACCGCCCCACCAGGGACATGGACCTGCTGGGCTTCGGAGCAGGGGATCTATTGGTATTGGAAGGGGTGTTTCGTGAGATCAGTCAACAAGCCGTAGACGATGGATTGCGATTCTCCGAGTCGGTGCAGGTAGAAGAGATCCGTAAGGAAGCCAGTTACGCCGGCGCAAGGGTCACCTTGAACGCCACCCTTGACCAGGCCCGTATTCCTCTTCAGGTTGATATCGGCTTTGGTGACGCGGTCACCCCAGCAGCCGAGGAGGTTGATTACCCAGTGCTCCTGGAAGACCTACTTCCACCACGTCTAGGCGCCTATCCCATCTACACGGTAATCGCGGAAAAACTGGAGGCGATAGTTCAGCTGGGCATGGTCAACAGTCGCCTAAAGGACTACTTCGATCTGCAGGTGCTGCTGGCGCGCGAGCAGCTCGACCGGGAGACCCTCGCAAGGGCGGTGCTGAGCACCTTCGTGGGTCGCGCCACACCCCTGCCGCAACAGGTGCCCATGGGGCTAAGTCCTGAGTATGGAGAAGATCCTGGGAAGCAGAAGCAATGGCAGGCCTTCTTACAGCGCAACGAACTGTCTGGGTCAGCCCTGCCGGAGGTGGTGACGTTGCTTCGGGAAGGGTTGATGTAG
- a CDS encoding type IV toxin-antitoxin system AbiEi family antitoxin domain-containing protein, which yields MKAVADRKEMALKLVRSKGLLRTGEAAAAGVDRSTLARLCERGLLERLGRGLYGLPAAEVREHVDLEIVAKQVPQAVFCLLTALRLHGLGTQQPRRAWICLPRGAHTPVLQFPLLEVIHLQPAQHRLQVETQRSGPILLKVYGVEKTLVDCFRHRRRLGMEPVLEALKDAIHQRRLNVDELWRQAQTQQMLRVMSPYLEALL from the coding sequence ATGAAGGCAGTGGCAGACAGGAAAGAAATGGCGCTGAAGCTGGTGCGCAGCAAGGGCCTACTACGCACCGGGGAGGCCGCAGCCGCTGGCGTAGATCGCTCAACCCTGGCCCGCCTGTGCGAACGGGGCCTGCTGGAGCGCCTGGGGCGCGGGCTCTATGGCCTGCCGGCCGCGGAAGTTCGCGAGCACGTTGATCTCGAGATCGTTGCCAAGCAGGTTCCCCAGGCGGTGTTCTGCCTGCTCACCGCCCTACGGCTGCATGGCCTGGGCACGCAACAGCCAAGGAGAGCCTGGATCTGCCTCCCCCGTGGTGCGCACACGCCCGTCCTGCAGTTCCCTCTTCTCGAGGTAATCCACCTGCAGCCTGCGCAGCACCGCCTGCAGGTGGAAACCCAGCGCTCCGGCCCGATCCTCCTCAAGGTCTATGGGGTCGAGAAAACTCTGGTCGATTGCTTCCGCCATCGTCGCCGGCTTGGCATGGAGCCGGTGCTGGAAGCCCTAAAGGACGCGATCCATCAGCGGCGACTGAATGTCGATGAGCTATGGCGGCAGGCCCAAACCCAGCAAATGCTGCGGGTTATGTCCCCCTATCTGGAAGCCCTCCTGTGA